The DNA sequence atttcattaaactattattataataataacatatgaaatccggaaacaggagggGGGGGATTTTTTATACCAGGCGGTTTTTCCTCCCAGGGGGAaactctatactgactttgtacatagggggaaattacaTGCTGGGTGCTTTTCCCCTATGGGGAAAAATCTATCCCGGGTCcgttttttcgggggggggggtgtctatgCGGGGAGAAAGTCTACGTTACAACACCGGGTCAAAAGAGTATGGTCATAATGACTATGCATGCACAACAATTCTGATAATCAGAATGTTTGCGGCGCCCAACCATACAAAGTAGTAATATACAGTGTAATAGTAGATTTGTTGAATTCATATCCCACAGGTGTTTGTGGACAGGACTCTCCCTTCTCTGTTTTAGTGTTCAATGCCCCAATCCAAAATTAATGgtaccccccccctttcaaaaattcctggatccgcccctggtttgtatatcttttttcttttttatcagtGTCGGCTTGATGTAAATACTGATACTGATGACAGTCTTAGcaatggaaaatatttttacaaagtTTCGTAGTTTCCTAGGGTGGCGGTTTTATTCTAATTTACGAAAAAagaattacaaaaatatttgtatgtggAGAAAATTGTACAGGAGTCAAAATGATGGGTAAAACTACAATACGCTATtaatgttgaaaattttaacctatGATGTGTTGGGTTTGTTTACATGATAcatgaaaataaagtatttctcaGGGGGGTGACGATACAGATTTATATATTTGGAAAACTTAAATGCTCGAAGAAAGGTTGTGGTGAGTGGTTCAAATCACGAATAGGCATTTCTCCAGATTTTAAAGAATATGATTTTATGGATAAAGctttaaataatttcatatcaCTCGTTATAGATTATAACTACGATGTTCCGTTCTCTGGAAGACAGTCACGAGGCGTGGTTATGAATAGTTCAGgtaggattttaaaaaaaaaattattttggtgACAGATCTAGAATtagtacaatctaattaaaatcagatcttctctaaccgttacactggagaagtatttaattgttttgtagtacacacatatatatataacgtgAGTATTCCCGTTACTATAAGGAgatcaagaaaaaaaatatcgaaaGAAATCTATCGCTTCTTCTGTAAAAGAAAGGAAGCATGCCCCCTTGGACCAAATCTGTCAGATTTTCCCCCCCGATTAATTTTAAGAACTTTCTCCTTCGGATCAATACCCTCATTGTGCAGCTTATTGAACAATATTAGAGTGATAAAAACGTTCGAAAagcaaaaattcctggatccgtcttCCCTGCAATTTCAGACTGTAATAATTATACTCTTAATGGTAAGTTGTTTGTCTATTTTCTTTTACATCATTGCTGAACGAGAGATCGAGTAACaggtaaaaaacaaaacaaaacacggTGTTATGAGTGCGTACAATAATGTATTCATTACAGGCACGCAGAATTAAAGGGGAGGGATCATCTCGGCCGATTCCATCTAATGTTAGATGTAGGTACAGAAATCTACCGAAGTTTGCCGAATGGTCTGCCCCTTTAATGTTTAACAGATTTACATCTGCAAATAAAGATATTTATTaggcgacccccccccccctatttttgATAGTAGAGTGAAGGAGTAGAATATAAGCTTAAAGTTATGAATAGGTTTGACCCCATGTTAATGTATTGTTCAGGACAAGTGGTTTAATTTTTAGAGAggttacattttgtacataataTCTACTccggttgcccccccccccccccactttaaAAAACGATGCTATAGCCTATACGTGTCTATATTATTACCTGTTTTTAGAATCTAATTTCAAAAGTGAccctcccctccccctttcAAGGTGGAGCTACGTCATTGtcagggcggatccaggatcGAATAAAGTTAGGCGGCTTAACTTTATGAGACCAGGGCGAAGCTCCCGCATTATATAaattatagggcttgaaatatgtctcctatgtaccATACGTCCATAGTCAATTTAACTATTTTCTGACATTTTccgtgaaattaataaaatgacacaactCTTTTGGAATAAAAatataagttctcccaataaaagttacaataaatcaaaagtTTTTTGAGAGTGGAAAAAAAAGATCTTTTCTtgtttactatttttttttttttttttttaacaaaagacccgtgatttacctttttgaaaatttagggGGTCCACCCACGACCCCCTTTAAATCTACCTGCAATGATTGTATATGGACAAGATTTAGAGGGTTTAAAGGTTAAAATTTCAATAAAGCAATGTTAACTACGCAAGTgaaaataatcaataaagaaaaaCCAACGGAATATCACTTTGATATATAGATTGAAGTTTCGGATTTACTTTTTCCAACGACTCCGGTTTTGTAATTAATGATTTATACTGAGTTTCTGGTTTGCGATGGCGTCGTCCACTGCAAGGGCATTTCAAGTAAGCTCGTTTTTTTATCCAATTTATGATGACAAGTAATTGAAAAGAAGTACTTTCTATATATGATAGTGCTTGGATCAATATATCCATAActatagaggaaaagaaacccCCAGTAACACGAGCCTTTCCACACGATCATGGTTATCACTAAGGATTTTTTTCAAGGCGAGTTCCGAATCCGTTGTTTATAAGCAGCTCAAGTTTCACGAAAATTTGACGACTCCGATGAAAATTTCATGAGTCCTTTGTATAAGATCTTCGCGAAGTAAAATGAGGTGTAATTTTCCTGCACCCTATTCAGAATGAGCGCAAGCTGATAATTTCCTCAGTCCGCTTTATCCTCAAACAATTGCAAACATGGACGTGCGTGTTGTTAACTCTAATTACTTACCCAATGCATAGGCCTAATCAAATATAATAATTTGTATTTGGCCATGGATTAACAACAATTTTTAGTAATTCTCCTTGTAGTCAGCAATTTAATACACTCTCATGTCTCCAAAACAACCCTACCTCAATATGACAACAAATTAACGTAGATCTATAGGACATGCTGGAGTGATAAATAGATTTTGTTGTTTACCGATCATCTGTAAATCATAAACTATTCTGATAAAAATGGCCATCAGAAGATGAATGTTTGATAAAACAGActccaatttttaaaacaagatgtgtttgtgaaacacaaatgccctcaataatggccaattccgaagatggccaaggtcacaagggcaaatatcttggtaccagtagaaagatcttgtcaaaagaaatgatcttgtacaatatgaaagctctaatatttaccatttagaagttatgaccaatgtaaaaaaaaaattaaaagtaggtcaaatgtcaaagtcaaaagttttaataccaacggaaaggtcttgtaacaaggaatactcatgtgaaatatcaaagctctatctcttactgttcaaaagttataaacaaggttaaagttttcaaaaagtaggtcaaactccaaggtcaaggggtcaaaaatgttggtacccacggaaaggtcttgtcacaaggaatactcatgtgaaatatcaaagctctatcacttattgttcaaaagttattagcaaggttaaagtttcagacagaattacagaatgacagacagaacaaaaacaatgtcagtgagtgaaaagaaaattaattacaattcttcattttcaatttgcatgtgtaattttaatatttaatgaATTAGAAGGGTGTCCAAACTTTTTCGTCATTTGTTAATGTCAAACACTCTTTTTCAACAGACTGTGAAACCACATATTCCACTTATAAGGTTTCGTGGTGGAAATCTTACAAAAGGTAAAACATCTTTAAGTACCAATTTTCTTCAGATAATGTTCCAAAAAAATTTCAAGATGACCCTTGTATTAGTCAGAATGAAATCATTATCAATGTGTTTGTTATATATGTTCGATTACCATGTACACAATGTATTTAAAGCAGCCAACTCCACAGTACTGGCCTCGAGTAACCAGTCTACAACCGAGACTTCACCACCCACACCTAAAGTTACAAACATTGCAGCCCCAGGAGCTACCCTAGAATCCCACCAATTATCTAGAAAGTATGCCAGAATACCTTTATCAATAGAAGAAATGGAATATATACAGGTATCatctaattttgaaaatatcggCAAAACTTCTGAAAGCGTATCTATCtctatgttttaaaaatttcaaaactgatggactaaaagtaatcaaaattaaaattttgtttgagtgTCCTCCTCCAATGGAGAAAATCACCCTGATAATGACCTATGTATTCTTATAATATGTctatatctcaaatttcaattcaaaatgtacatgtataaacagtATTGAGTGGAAactggattttttaaaaaattttaaatgaagtCCAAGGGAATTGTTTGGATCTTTCTAAGTTCACGAGGCTTACCTCTGCCAATTTTTGTCCTTACCCAAATACAAACTTCAGCTATGTATTCTTGTGACATATCTATATCCAGAATTTTAAATCCAAAATGtcttaatttgattgtgataatcagccaatctgactaaagtacagacctatattattattattatatatatacagattgaTAATGAGCAGAAACTATGATTTgtttgggaaaaaaattaaaatccaaggagcacaattctttaaaaaaaaaaaaaaaaaaaaaaaaaaaaaaaagttattcaGCAGGAGCcattgtgttgatctatataCCAAATCTCAGTTTAATTTGTATGTCCCTAGCAGAGATAATAAACGGAAATTGAATTATGACAGAATGATGGAAAACAGGAACACTATATACTACAACTATTTCATGGTGGGGGAGTAAAAAAGATTTGCTAATCTAACAACCTGAAGTTTCAAGTTGATATAAAAGAGCAAACATGGATATTTCATAAGATTGAATCAGGAAAGTGCAAACATTTAAAAAGGGGGTCTTATACAGAAGTTCAGtagattttacattttctatgaGATTGTCTCTGAGAatcaatatttttcttaaaGCAGTCTTATCTCTAGCACAAGAACTGAATAATTTGCACATAGAATATTTTTATAACTAGCTGGTTGAATGAGGATATCTACATATGTAAGCctgcattttaaaatataaaatttgaatttttttttttagagaggTGGTCCAGATTGACAATGAAGAAAAGGAGCAATAGAACTGTTTTGAATTATTGTAATTATGTGTATAGTGTATTATGGCCAtgttaacaataaaaaaaaaatcttcaatttgTTTGAGTTCTTTAACATAAATTTGATTTGTGGTGCATAGTTGAGGAAAACATGAAAATTACTCTCTGATATTAAGATTCCAATGAAGAGAATATGTAACAGATTTACATCTTTTCTTCtttgatttaattcaataaaatactGCACATGTAGTACATTGCATTGTGAAGACTAAAACAATACTGTTCATTGACTTTACATCTGTCCCTCTTGTTACCTATCATCAAGTTGTTGCTTCCTAtgagaattttttaaatcttgtttTCTCGTGAAACAGAGATGTCAATTTTACTCCCAGAAATATCAGGAAacacatttacatacatgtagtatccCCAGAGTATTACACTTTAATCGGATGTCAGTTCCTTTGAATCTTTCACTTTGAGTTTCATTTTGATAGGTTTTCTAAGCTCTGCACCTTCTGAGCTCTCCCCTTCTGAAGAATTACAACTAGGCTTAAAGGACATGGGAGGAAAATCCTCAGGATCGGACTCAAATTCGAACTCGTCCTTTCGTTTCTgacttatttttcttttcttgccATGTTTAGCTTCCCCTGGATCTTGGGGCAGACTCGAGTGATGCGAATACTTTGGCTCTGGTGAGTCTTTGTGAGCGTAGTGGGGCGAGTCTTTATGAGTGTGAGGGGAAGATTTGTACTCCTTTGATGAATGGGGAGAATTTTTGGCCTCCCTGTGAACATGAGGGGATAATTTGGGGGAATACTTTGGCTCTTTGTGGTGGGGGGACACTCGGGTCTGATAGTTGAGTGGAGATGACTTTTTAGATTCCTTAGACTGGGCCTCTATTTTCACATTGGGAAGTTTACCAGGGCGAGTTATGATTTTGAGTTTGATGCCCTTTTTATGTTCGCCACCTTTGGAGGTTCCAGGTAAGGAGTATGAGGGGTCATCTTCGTTGCTATCAGGTGACTCCACGGGATAATACTGAACCTGACTTTTAGTTCTTTTTCTTACAGGTCTGTAGGGTATAACTGCATCTTCACCAAAATCATCATCACTGTCGTCTTTCAGCATCTTCGATATTCTCTCTTCAGCAACTTTCTTGTTTCGCCTTGTTTCGTGTTTCAATTTCTCCATTTCTTCTCGCTCTCTTTCGATTTCAGCCAGTCGGATTTCTTCCAGTCTTTTTTTGCCAGCCTCCATTAGTCTCTGATGTTCCTCAAAGTGTTTCCTATCTCTTGCTCGTTTTTCCTCGTTTATCAAACGTTTAATGCGTTCTTTTTCTGCCTTCTCTTTATCCAACTGTTGCTGTAATTTGACCTGCTCCATGAATTCTTTCAAAAGCTCTTCACCACTTTTAAAACTGTCTGCATCAGACAGAGATATCAGCTTTTCTTTCAATTTTGGGGTAAACACTTTCTGTCTGATATGAAACTTTTCATTGAAGTCAGGAATATATTTTGTCATACTGTCACcaaaatattcatacatttcattgtacagtttcgAAATGGTGCTTTGTGCATCGGATACAGAATTCCCATTTTGAAGGGTTGGTAAGTCTCCACTGTTTTGATTTAAGATGTCTGACAATtccatattttcatatttttcttgGAGCAAGTCttcatattgttttacatgtgtTTTCATCAAGGATTCCACACTTAACtgaaaaaacaaataaagtCAACATATTTGGACatattcaatttctttgttgtAAAGACGTGGAAAACTGACAATACAATCTATAGaagttaaatatatgtacagtgtagtgtgataaatgagtcaacttttaatttgtgatatatttcttttttaaaaaaattgttaaatgaAGTCATTTTTGCTCCAATAACATTGCAAAATTTCTAGGGATAAATTGTAatacaaattttttaaaagttttcttacaAATGCAGATGTACAACTGAAActcaaactttcaaattttgGCACTCCAATtcactacatgtactttgtaaGAGTTGAAGGAAAACTGAGTTTGTTTTTCTTGTAGTTGTACAATATGTATGGCTGTCCAGAAATAAAAAGGACTAAAAACTGTAGATACACCCTGTACCTGtaaattacatatttaaatctaacattataatttcatttcatgctGTATGCCAAATCaacatttaacttttaaaatccCCCCACTTGGAAGCCTATATAAATGGTTTTCAGCTTTTTTAaatcagtgaccttgaccttagccAACTGACCTTGTAcaattggttttgtttttgttgccCAGAATTCTAAAAGTAGTAACACATTTTGCACAGTAAGAATCATTAAAAGAACACTACCCAAACACTAGAATCCCCACAAgtgttacaatttttttttttattaaattgcATTTTCACTTTTTGAATCCTAAAGCCCCACCCTAGAACCAAAATGCCTGAACAAGGGGCCATGGAATTCACAATCTGGCAGAAGGCTCCTTATTAGTCGTGACTATGCACACAGTTTGTTTCCTCAATGTCACAGagtaaaaaagaatatttttaaaacgttaattttttaaaagatttttcaaagAGGCCGAGattcacaaaattttcacaatttttgtaactgaagagCTTTCACTCCTAAAATGTAAACTTGAGAAGcaaaatttttcaaatatacttCAAGTCTTGGCACCAACATCATTAGAAACATGTGCagctagtacatgtacttatattaGTACTGTTCTTCCTTCGTGATTACCCACATGACagacatcttcctctcaccatGGAGAACACATTCCAGGTTTGATCATCTTGGTCTTATCAGTGCTCTTTTTATCCttcttacaaggtttgatggaAGAATAGAGGCACAAAGAAACATTGCACCACACTATAATACAATCCATCTATGATAGTTGAATATGTGCATCAAGTTTTGttagtacatatatgtactcTCTACCCTGTTTTGTGCCTACAAAATAACCCATgtacttttgaccttgaaaaacaataagctTCATCCTCGAATCATTTGGGAACATGTACAAGTCTGATAATTCTAGCCTGATAATCACGCAAGTTTaaccttttaaaaaattggcATCTTCCTCTAATCATTGGAGACATTGTACTTTGTTTGATGGTTCTTGTCCTATAATGTAAGGTGCTAAACGACAGATAGATGTGGAGACCGACAGGTACACTATACCATAATGCAATCCGTCTGGCATGATGGGCATATAAAAATTGGCCTTGGCTAGTAATATttgagaatttaaaaatgtttgttgtTAACTCATGACaatggacaaaaacagataaCAACTATGCCACGATTGATGGCCAAATATTATGGGAATGCAAGgttaaaacaagagatgtttgtaaaacacatatgtcccccatggtgcaaaattgaaaagggttatacacacacacatcatttaattgagagtagtatcatcaattcaaaatattgagcagacaatatcttcctatgtcaagagtggattgaccatgtgacctaaaactcaataggggtcatcaactcctgaagatgtaccagtgtaccaagtttgatgtctgtcaagcaaagggttctcaagatattgaacggacagtatattcctatgtccaatttgacccttgacttttg is a window from the Ostrea edulis chromosome 5, xbOstEdul1.1, whole genome shotgun sequence genome containing:
- the LOC125648957 gene encoding TAF6-like RNA polymerase II p300/CBP-associated factor-associated factor 65 kDa subunit 6L isoform X2, yielding MAEVKEEKKFSVFDDKRYAVITRESIKIMAESVGFSELSDDAAALLCEDVSYRLKEATQNSIQYMKHGKRKRLTTEDFNQALTNSNVQPISGHRCQDGTSFRQTKEGEIFFTDDEEMDLCEVGLDDCTPCEQGETSIKAQWLAVEGITKSASQSQGKPLKQENNDVFLKYYENISKAVLGNDVNFMKTTLQDLRTNPNITSFLPCFVNFISSGVKTISHNVSQMTRLLYTVSAVISNSNLYVEPQPYLNHLVQGVSYCLLEPLAASINPSNDHWTLRDYAARVLAQIVHTWASPINHLMNTIIRNLKEVLCDHAKPFCCHYGAAVGLQALGPQVIDDVLVPQLPVYWPHLTSVLEDNSFSNALTKADAFKVYGALLLSVESLMKTHVKQYEDLLQEKYENMELSDILNQNSGDLPTLQNGNSVSDAQSTISKLYNEMYEYFGDSMTKYIPDFNEKFHIRQKVFTPKLKEKLISLSDADSFKSGEELLKEFMEQVKLQQQLDKEKAEKERIKRLINEEKRARDRKHFEEHQRLMEAGKKRLEEIRLAEIEREREEMEKLKHETRRNKKVAEERISKMLKDDSDDDFGEDAVIPYRPVRKRTKSQVQYYPVESPDSNEDDPSYSLPGTSKGGEHKKGIKLKIITRPGKLPNVKIEAQSKESKKSSPLNYQTRVSPHHKEPKYSPKLSPHVHREAKNSPHSSKEYKSSPHTHKDSPHYAHKDSPEPKYSHHSSLPQDPGEAKHGKKRKISQKRKDEFEFESDPEDFPPMSFKPSCNSSEGESSEGAELRKPIKMKLKVKDSKELTSD
- the LOC125648957 gene encoding TAF6-like RNA polymerase II p300/CBP-associated factor-associated factor 65 kDa subunit 6L isoform X1 gives rise to the protein MAEVKEEKKFSVFDDKRYAVITRESIKIMAESVGFSELSDDAAALLCEDVSYRLKEATQNSIQYMKHGKRKRLTTEDFNQALTNSNVQPISGHRCQDGTSFRQTKEGEIFFTDDEEMDLCEVGLDDCTPCEQGETSIKAQWLAVEGITKSASQSQGQSQGKPLKQENNDVFLKYYENISKAVLGNDVNFMKTTLQDLRTNPNITSFLPCFVNFISSGVKTISHNVSQMTRLLYTVSAVISNSNLYVEPQPYLNHLVQGVSYCLLEPLAASINPSNDHWTLRDYAARVLAQIVHTWASPINHLMNTIIRNLKEVLCDHAKPFCCHYGAAVGLQALGPQVIDDVLVPQLPVYWPHLTSVLEDNSFSNALTKADAFKVYGALLLSVESLMKTHVKQYEDLLQEKYENMELSDILNQNSGDLPTLQNGNSVSDAQSTISKLYNEMYEYFGDSMTKYIPDFNEKFHIRQKVFTPKLKEKLISLSDADSFKSGEELLKEFMEQVKLQQQLDKEKAEKERIKRLINEEKRARDRKHFEEHQRLMEAGKKRLEEIRLAEIEREREEMEKLKHETRRNKKVAEERISKMLKDDSDDDFGEDAVIPYRPVRKRTKSQVQYYPVESPDSNEDDPSYSLPGTSKGGEHKKGIKLKIITRPGKLPNVKIEAQSKESKKSSPLNYQTRVSPHHKEPKYSPKLSPHVHREAKNSPHSSKEYKSSPHTHKDSPHYAHKDSPEPKYSHHSSLPQDPGEAKHGKKRKISQKRKDEFEFESDPEDFPPMSFKPSCNSSEGESSEGAELRKPIKMKLKVKDSKELTSD
- the LOC125648958 gene encoding alpha-ketoglutarate dehydrogenase component 4-like isoform X1 codes for the protein MASSTARAFQTVKPHIPLIRFRGGNLTKAANSTVLASSNQSTTETSPPTPKVTNIAAPGATLESHQLSRKYARIPLSIEEMEYIQRGGPD
- the LOC125648958 gene encoding alpha-ketoglutarate dehydrogenase component 4-like isoform X2; its protein translation is MASSTARAFQTVKPHIPLIRFRGGNLTKANSTVLASSNQSTTETSPPTPKVTNIAAPGATLESHQLSRKYARIPLSIEEMEYIQRGGPD